One stretch of Arthrobacter polaris DNA includes these proteins:
- a CDS encoding DUF3073 domain-containing protein, translating into MGRGRXKAKATKQARDIKYYSPNTDYSALQKSSSATTRRTPSHHVEIPAEPDYSAYEDKYADQFEDDDDVDSRRIG; encoded by the coding sequence ATGGGGCGCGGCCGTCANAAGGCGAAAGCAACCAAGCAGGCTCGGGACATTAAGTACTACTCCCCGAACACTGATTATTCTGCTCTGCAAAAGAGCTCGAGTGCGACTACTCGGCGNACCCCGAGCCATCACGTTGAGATTCCTGCAGAGCCGGATTATTCGGCATATGAAGACAAGTATGCGGATCAGTTTGAGGACGACGACGACGTGGACTCCCGCCGCATTGGCTAG
- the purF gene encoding amidophosphoribosyltransferase, giving the protein MARGDGKLSHDLXPGEXGPQDACGVLGIWAPGEEVAKLTYYGLYSLQHRGQESAGIATSDGKRISVYKDMGLVSQVFDEPTLNTLTGHMAVGHCRYSTTGAANWANAQPTXGATGSGTVALAHNGNLTNSAELHEMVIAQYGVPTAGEMAQGNTTDTALVTTLLRGKEGSSLEETAMELLPKIHGAFSFVFMDEHTLYAARDPHGVRPLVLGRLESGWVVASEDAALNTIGASLIREIEPGEFIAIDEDGVRTQRFAPATXAGCVFEYVYLARPDATIAGRSVYESRVEMGRQLARESHYNADLVIPVPESGTPAAIGYAEQSGIPFAHGFVKNAYVGRTFIQPSDTLRKLGIKLKLSALESVIRGKRIVVVDDSIVRGNTQRAVVRMLKEAGAAEVHVKISSPPVRWPCFYGIDFASRAELIANGAAVDEIAKSIGADSXEYISEDGMINATNQPRERLCTACFTGTYPIELPSSDRLGKNLLERTKAGNATPSTGCDPGPDSELENILTEQDRTASNGS; this is encoded by the coding sequence GTGGCACGCGGAGACGGAAAACTATCCCATGATCTTNTACCCGGCGAANAGGGACCTCAGGACGCTTGTGGCGTTCTGGGCATCTGGGCACCCGGTGAAGAGGTTGCAAAACTAACCTATTACGGGCTGTATTCATTACAGCACCGTGGGCAGGAATCGGCTGGCATCGCAACGAGCGACGGCAAGCGGATCAGTGTGTACAAGGACATGGGGCTCGTATCCCAGGTCTTTGACGAACCCACACTGAACACCCTGACCGGACACATGGCTGTGGGCCATTGTCGATACTCCACTACGGGTGCGGCCAATTGGGCCAACGCTCAGCCCACCNTTGGGGCAACCGGTAGCGGCACCGTAGCACTGGCGCACAACGGCAACCTGACCAACTCTGCTGAACTGCATGAGATGGTCATTGCCCAGTACGGTGTTCCCACTGCGGGTGAAATGGCTCAGGGAAACACCACCGATACTGCGCTGGTCACCACCTTGCTGCGTGGCAAAGAGGGCTCCTCTCTTGAAGAGACTGCCATGGAATTGCTGCCCAAGATCCACGGCGCGTTTAGCTTTGTCTTCATGGACGAGCACACCCTGTACGCCGCACGTGACCCGCACGGCGTTCGCCCGCTGGTTCTGGGCCGCTTGGAAAGTGGTTGGGTAGTGGCCTCCGAGGATGCCGCCCTGAACACCATTGGTGCCTCGCTGATCCGTGAAATCGAACCCGGTGAATTCATCGCGATCGATGAAGACGGCGTCCGCACCCAGCGCTTCGCCCCGGCAACCNCTGCCGGCTGCGTTTTCGAGTACGTATACCTGGCCCGCCCGGATGCCACCATTGCCGGCCGCTCCGTTTACGAGTCTCGTGTGGAAATGGGCCGCCAGCTGGCCCGCGAAAGCCACTACAACGCCGATCTGGTCATTCCCGTCCCGGAATCCGGGACACCGGCGGCCATCGGCTATGCCGAACAATCAGGCATCCCCTTCGCCCACGGCTTCGTGAAGAACGCCTACGTTGGCCGTACCTTCATCCAGCCCAGCGATACCTTGCGCAAGCTCGGCATCAAGCTCAAGCTCAGCGCCCTTGAATCCGTCATTCGCGGCAAACGCATTGTGGTTGTGGATGATTCAATCGTCCGCGGCAACACTCAGCGCGCCGTGGTGCGCATGCTCAAGGAAGCCGGCGCCGCCGAGGTCCACGTGAAGATCTCTTCACCGCCCGTACGCTGGCCATGCTTCTACGGCATCGACTTCGCCTCCCGTGCGGAGCTGATTGCCAACGGTGCAGCCGTGGATGAGATTGCCAAGTCCATTGGCGCCGATTCCNTTGAGTACATCTCCGAAGACGGCATGATCAATGCAACCAATCAGCCACGCGAACGCCTGTGCACGGCCTGCTTCACGGGCACGTACCCCATTGAACTTCCCTCCAGCGACCGTTTGGGCAAGAACTTGCTCGAGCGCACCAAGGCTGGCAACGCCACACCCTCCACCGGTTGCGATCCGGGCCCTGACTCGGAGCTGGAAAACATCCTCACCGAGCAAGACCGCACCGCATCCAACGGTTCCTAG
- the purM gene encoding phosphoribosylformylglycinamidine cyclo-ligase, translated as MNNASHDSAAPAITYASAGVDTEAGDLAVELMKEAVKATHGPSVVGGFGGFAGLYDVSKLLTYKRPLLATSTDGVGTKVAIAQAMDIHDTIGYDLVGMVVDDIVVVGAEPLFMTDYIATGKVVPQRVADIVRGIAGACKVAGTALVGGETAEHPGLLAPDEYDVAGACTGVVEADLLLGPERVRAGDVIIGMASSGLHSNGYSLVRRVINHAGWALERQVSELGRTLGEELLEPTRVYAADCLDLTRYLPVTQEKAVHGFSHITGGGLAANLARVLPQGLIGTVDRSTWSLPAIFNLVSQLGNVPLADLERTLNLGVGMVAVVSADAADDAVARLNARGLPSWVMGTVTKESSDSDKTGSDYTQGAKGVDGGAVRLVGNYAS; from the coding sequence ATGAACAACGCCTCCCATGATTCGGCTGCCCCGGCAATCACCTATGCCAGCGCCGGTGTTGATACCGAAGCAGGCGACCTCGCCGTAGAACTAATGAAAGAAGCCGTCAAGGCCACCCACGGTCCATCCGTTGTAGGTGGTTTCGGCGGGTTCGCCGGCCTCTACGACGTCTCCAAGCTACTGACGTACAAGAGGCCACTGCTGGCCACCTCCACCGATGGTGTGGGGACCAAGGTTGCCATTGCGCAAGCCATGGACATCCACGACACCATCGGTTACGACCTTGTGGGCATGGTTGTCGATGACATTGTGGTGGTTGGTGCCGAACCGCTGTTCATGACCGACTACATTGCCACCGGCAAGGTTGTTCCGCAGCGCGTGGCTGACATTGTGCGCGGCATTGCCGGGGCCTGCAAGGTTGCCGGAACTGCGTTGGTTGGTGGCGAGACTGCCGAGCATCCCGGCCTGCTGGCCCCGGATGAGTACGACGTCGCAGGTGCTTGCACGGGTGTCGTCGAGGCTGATTTGCTGCTTGGTCCGGAACGGGTGCGTGCCGGCGATGTCATCATCGGCATGGCGTCCTCAGGTTTGCACTCCAACGGTTACTCACTGGTTCGCCGCGTCATCAACCACGCAGGCTGGGCCCTGGAACGTCAAGTTTCGGAGCTTGGCCGCACCCTGGGTGAGGAACTACTGGAGCCCACCCGCGTCTACGCAGCCGACTGCCTGGATCTGACCCGCTACCTGCCGGTCACGCAGGAAAAGGCTGTTCACGGTTTCAGCCACATTACCGGTGGCGGCCTGGCTGCCAACCTGGCGCGCGTGCTGCCGCAGGGCCTCATCGGCACGGTTGACCGCTCCACCTGGAGCCTTCCTGCCATCTTCAACCTGGTTTCGCAGCTGGGCAACGTGCCGTTGGCCGATCTTGAGCGCACGTTGAACCTGGGCGTGGGCATGGTGGCAGTGGTTTCCGCTGATGCAGCAGATGACGCCGTGGCCCGCCTGAACGCGCGCGGCCTGCCGTCATGGGTCATGGGCACCGTCACGAAGGAGTCCTCGGATTCCGACAAGACCGGATCCGACTACACCCAGGGCGCCAAGGGCGTTGACGGCGGCGCTGTTCGTCTCGTAGGGAACTACGCCTCGTAA